A single genomic interval of Saccharothrix saharensis harbors:
- a CDS encoding response regulator transcription factor: MRVILAEDSTLLREGLVRLLVEEGHDVLAAVGDAEALVSAVAAHVPDVVVTDVRMPPTNSDEGLKAALEIRRRFPGVGVLVLSQYVEQRYAVDLLTEHADGVGYLLKDRVVQVEEFLDALRRVGAGDVAFDPEVVRRLLARTSHPLDVLTERERQVLGLMAEGHTNNAIGSRLHVSRSAVEKHINSIFDKLGLSDVDGYSRRVLAILRYLRV; encoded by the coding sequence GTGCGGGTGATCCTGGCCGAGGACTCGACGTTGCTGCGCGAAGGGCTCGTGCGGCTGCTCGTCGAGGAGGGGCACGACGTGCTCGCCGCCGTCGGTGACGCGGAAGCGCTGGTCAGTGCTGTGGCGGCGCACGTGCCGGACGTCGTGGTGACCGACGTGCGGATGCCGCCGACGAACTCCGACGAGGGCCTGAAGGCCGCGTTGGAGATCCGCCGGCGGTTCCCCGGTGTCGGTGTGCTGGTGCTGTCGCAGTACGTCGAGCAGCGCTACGCCGTCGACCTGCTCACCGAGCACGCCGACGGCGTGGGCTACCTGCTCAAGGACCGCGTCGTGCAGGTGGAGGAGTTCCTCGACGCGTTGCGCCGGGTCGGCGCGGGCGACGTGGCGTTCGACCCGGAGGTGGTGCGGCGGCTGCTGGCCCGCACGAGCCACCCGCTGGACGTGCTGACCGAGCGGGAGCGCCAGGTGCTGGGGCTCATGGCCGAGGGGCACACGAACAACGCCATCGGGTCCCGCCTGCACGTGTCGCGCAGCGCGGTGGAGAAGCACATCAACTCGATCTTCGACAAGCTCGGCCTGTCCGATGTGGACGGCTACAGTCGGCGCGTGCTGGCGATCCTGCGCTACTTGCGGGTCTGA
- a CDS encoding DedA family protein, with protein MDVVSWVTDMMEALGAPGAGIAIALENLFPPLPSELFLPLAGFTASQGKMNLLAAILWTTTGSVAGALALYYLGALLGRDRIRAIAQRLPLVDVSDVDRTEQWFARHGKATVFFGRMVPIFRSLISIPAGVERMPLPSFLLLTAAGSLIWNSALILAGYVLGENYHLIDQYMGVVSKVVIGLVVVAVAWFVVSRLSRQKKKAQTRK; from the coding sequence ATGGACGTCGTCTCGTGGGTCACCGACATGATGGAAGCGCTCGGCGCGCCCGGCGCCGGGATCGCGATCGCGCTGGAGAACCTGTTCCCGCCCCTGCCCAGCGAGCTGTTCCTGCCCCTGGCGGGCTTCACCGCGAGCCAGGGCAAGATGAACCTGCTCGCCGCGATCCTGTGGACCACCACCGGGTCGGTCGCCGGCGCGCTCGCGCTGTACTACCTCGGCGCACTGCTCGGTCGTGACCGGATCAGGGCCATCGCCCAACGCCTGCCGCTGGTCGACGTGTCCGATGTGGACCGCACCGAGCAGTGGTTCGCCCGGCACGGCAAGGCGACGGTGTTCTTCGGCCGCATGGTGCCGATCTTCCGCAGCCTCATCTCCATCCCCGCGGGCGTCGAGCGCATGCCCCTGCCCAGCTTCCTGCTGCTCACCGCGGCCGGCAGCCTGATCTGGAACTCCGCGCTCATCCTCGCCGGGTACGTGCTGGGCGAGAACTACCACCTGATCGACCAGTACATGGGCGTCGTGTCGAAGGTCGTGATCGGCCTGGTCGTGGTGGCTGTCGCGTGGTTCGTCGTGTCACGCCTGTCCCGGCAGAAGAAGAAGGCTCAGACCCGCAAGTAG
- a CDS encoding sensor histidine kinase, producing MHRGLRVVAGLLLGFATALVDLFVVVFTRKAAVAVAGLERRRLRAFLGIDSAEPTREQAVRYLAVRSAVGLFGGFVLAWLFYGLAMAVIVAYRLVMGGPRSGLDPSDGWAAFLWTGAIGVVLLYIEVQGIIGVVALEGKVARRWLGPSEAELLRLRIDELAASRAGIVAAVDAERRRIERDLHDGVQQRLVALGMLLGRARRNPDHADALLAQAHEESRHVLEDLREVAWRVYPAALDSSGLVEALEAVADRSAIPVRIRCAPLTAAPQVETAVYFVVCEAVTNAAKHSGATMIGVDVTEEEGAVRVRIADDGVGGADPAGGGLAGLSRRVLALDGAFDVTSPAGGPTVITAEVPCG from the coding sequence GTGCACAGGGGGTTGCGCGTCGTTGCCGGGTTGTTGCTCGGCTTCGCAACAGCGCTGGTCGATCTGTTCGTCGTGGTGTTCACCCGGAAGGCGGCAGTGGCCGTGGCCGGGTTGGAACGGCGGCGGCTGCGGGCGTTCCTCGGCATCGACAGCGCCGAGCCGACCCGGGAGCAGGCGGTGCGCTACCTGGCCGTGCGGTCGGCGGTCGGGCTGTTCGGCGGGTTCGTGCTGGCCTGGCTGTTCTACGGGCTGGCGATGGCCGTGATCGTGGCGTACCGGTTGGTCATGGGCGGTCCGCGCAGCGGCCTGGACCCCTCGGACGGCTGGGCGGCCTTCCTGTGGACCGGGGCGATCGGCGTGGTCCTGCTCTACATCGAGGTGCAGGGCATCATCGGCGTCGTCGCGCTGGAGGGCAAGGTCGCCCGGCGGTGGCTCGGCCCGAGCGAGGCCGAGCTGCTGCGCCTGCGCATCGACGAGCTGGCCGCGAGCCGGGCGGGCATCGTGGCGGCGGTGGACGCCGAGCGGCGGCGCATCGAGCGCGACTTGCACGACGGCGTGCAGCAGCGGCTGGTCGCGCTGGGCATGCTGCTCGGCCGCGCCCGCCGCAACCCCGACCACGCCGACGCCCTGCTGGCCCAGGCGCACGAGGAGTCCCGGCACGTGCTGGAGGACCTGCGCGAGGTGGCCTGGCGGGTCTACCCGGCGGCGCTGGACTCGTCGGGGCTGGTCGAGGCGCTGGAAGCGGTGGCGGACCGGTCCGCGATCCCCGTGCGCATCCGGTGCGCGCCCCTGACCGCCGCACCGCAGGTGGAGACGGCCGTGTACTTCGTGGTGTGCGAGGCGGTGACCAACGCGGCCAAGCACTCGGGTGCGACCATGATCGGCGTGGACGTCACCGAGGAGGAGGGCGCGGTGCGGGTGCGGATCGCGGACGACGGCGTCGGGGGAGCCGACCCGGCGGGCGGTGGGCTGGCCGGGCTGTCCCGGCGGGTGCTCGCGCTGGACGGCGCGTTCGACGTGACCAGCCCGGCCGGCGGCCCGACGGTGATCACCGCGGAGGTGCCGTGCGGGTGA